A region of Argentina anserina chromosome 5, drPotAnse1.1, whole genome shotgun sequence DNA encodes the following proteins:
- the LOC126796296 gene encoding uncharacterized protein LOC126796296, which translates to MMMLSRYFRRTLFSAAKSEGSGAASMARTTAHNPLEELFEVDRKTDEEAPVVYGRSWKASELRLKSWDDLNKLWFVLLKEKNMLMTQRQMLHAQNLRFPNPERLPKVRKSMCRIKHVLTERAIEEPDSRRSAEMKRMINAL; encoded by the exons ATGATGATGCTGTCGAGGTACTTCAGGCGGACGCTGTTCTCTGCAGCCAAATCAGAAGGGTCTGGTGCTGCTTCTATGGCTAGGACCACGGCGCACAACCCGCTTGAGGAGTTGTTTGAAGTAGATAGGAAGACTGATGAAGAAGCGCCAGTTGTATATG GTCGAAGTTGGAAGGCATCTGAACTGCGTCTGAAGTCTTGGGATGATCTCAATAAGCTATGGTTTGTTCTGctgaaagagaaaaatatgTTGATGACTCAACGTCAGATGCTTCACGCACAGAATCTTCGGTTTCCTAATCCTGAGCGCCTTCCCAAG GTGAGGAAGTCGATGTGCCGTATCAAGCATGTTCTCACTGAGAGGGCAATTGAGGAACCTGATTCCAGGAGGTCTGCTGAGATGAAGAGGATGATAAATGCGTTGTGA